One Dama dama isolate Ldn47 chromosome 18, ASM3311817v1, whole genome shotgun sequence DNA window includes the following coding sequences:
- the LRRN3 gene encoding leucine-rich repeat neuronal protein 3, with protein MKDLPLQIHVLLGLVITTLVQAVDKKADCPQLCTCEIRPWFTPRSIYMEASTVDCNDLGLSNFPAGLPADTQILLLQTNNIAKIEYSIDFPVNLTGLDLSQNNLSSVTNINVKKMPQLLSVYLEENKLTELPEKCLSGLSNLQELYINHNLLSTISPGAFIGLHNLLRLHLNSNRLQMINSKWFEALPNLEILMIGENPIIRIKDMNFKPLINLRSLVIAGINLTEIPDNALVGLENLESISFYDNRLIKVPNVALQKAVNLKFLDLNKNPINRIRRGDFSNMLHLKELGINNMPELISIDSLAVDNLPDLRKIEATNNPRLSYIHPNAFFRLPKLESLMLNSNALSALYQGTVESLPNLKEVSIHSNPIRCDCVIRWINMNKTNIRFMEPESLFCVDPPEFQGQNVRQVHFREMMEICLPLIAPESFPSNLDLEAGSYVSLHCRATAEPQPEIYWITPSGKKLLPNTLTDKFYVHSEGTLDISGITPAEAGIYTCIATNLVGADLKSVMIKVDGSLPQDNNGSLNIKIKDVQANSVLVSWKASSKILKSSIKWTAFVKAENSHAAQSARIPSDVKVYNLTHLNPATEYKICIDIPTIYQKSRKQCVNVTTKGLDPDQKEYEKNNTTTFMACLGGSLGIIGVICLFIFLSQEVNCDGGHNYVRNYLQKPTFAFNELYPPLINLWETGKEKGTALEVKATVIGVPTNMS; from the coding sequence ATGAAGGACCTGCCACTCCAAATTCATGTGCTACTTGGCCTAGTTATCACTACCCTAGTACAAGCTGTAGATAAAAAAGCAGATTGCCCACAGTTATGTACATGTGAAATCCGGCCCTGGTTTACACCTCGATCCATTTATATGGAGGCATCTACAGTGGATTGTAATGATTTAGGTCTTTCAAATTTCCCAGCCGGACTGCCTGCTGACACACAGATTCTGCTACTACAGACTAACAATATTGCAAAAATTGAATACTCCATAGACTTTCCAGTAAACCTTACTGGCCTGGACTTATCTCAAAACAACTTATCTTCAGTCACCAACATTAATGTAAAAAAGATGCCTCAGCTTCTTTCTGTatatctagaagaaaacaaacttactgaGCTGCCTGAAAAATGTCTGTCTGGACTAAGCAACTTACAAGAACTCTATATTAATCACAACTTGCTTTCTACAATTTCACCAGGAGCCTTTATTGGCCTACATAATCTTCTTCGACTTCATCTCAATTCAAACAGATTGCAGATGATCAACAGTAAGTGGTTTGAGGCTCTTCCCAATCTGGAGATTCTGATGATTGGGGAAAATCCAATCATCAGAATCAAAGATATGAACTTTAAGCCTCTTATCAATCTTCGAAGCCTGGTTATAGCTGGTATAAACCTCACAGAAATACCAGATAACGCCTTGGTTGGACTTGAAAACTTAgaaagcatttctttttatgacaaCAGGCTTATTAAAGTGCCCAATGTTGCTCTTCAAAAAGCAGTTAACCTCAAATTTTTGGATCTAAATAAAAATCCCATTAACAGAATACGGAGGGGAGATTTTAGCAATATGCTACACTTAAAAGAGTTGGGAATAAACAATATGCCTGAGCTGATTTCCATCGACAGTCTTGCTGTGGATAACTTGCCAgatttaagaaaaatagaagCTACTAACAACCCCAGGTTGTCTTACATTCACCCAAATGCATTCTTCCGGCTGCCCAAGCTGGAATCACTTATGCTCAACAGCAACGCCCTTAGCGCCCTGTACCAGGGTACGGTTGAGTCTCTGCCAAACCTCAAGGAAGTCAGCATACACAGCAATCCGATCAGATGTGACTGTGTCATCCGCTGGATTAATATGAACAAAACCAACATTCGATTTATGGAGCCAGAGTCACTGTTCTGTGTGGACCCGCCCGAATTCCAAGGCCAGAATGTGCGGCAGGTGCATTTTAGGGAAATGATGGAAATCTGTCTCCCTCTTATAGCTCCTGAGAGTTTTCCTTCCAACCTGGATTTAGAAGCTGGGAGTTACGTTTCCTTACACTGCAGAGCTACCGCAGAGCCGCAGCCTGAAATCTACTGGATAACACCTTCTGGTAAAAAACTCTTGCCGAATACTCTAACAGACAAGTTCTATGTCCATTCTGAAGGCACCCTTGACATAAGTGGCATCACCCCAGCAGAAGCGGGTATATATACTTGCATAGCAACTAACCTGGTGGGTGCTGACTTGAAGTCTGTTATGATCAAAGTGGATGGCTCTCTTCCCCAGGATAACAATGGGTCcttgaatattaaaataaaagatgttCAGGCTAATTCAGTTCTGGTGTCTTGGAAAGCAAGTTCTAAAATTCTCAAATCCAGTATTAAGTGGACAGCCTTTGTCAAGGCTGAGAATTCCCATGCTGCTCAAAGTGCGCGAATACCATCTGATGTCAAGGTGTATAATCTTACTCATCTGAACCCAGCAACTGAGTATAAGATTTGTATCGATATCCCTACCATCtatcaaaaaagcagaaaacaatgtGTAAATGTCACCACAAAAGGTTTGGACCCTGAtcaaaaagagtatgaaaagaatAACACCACAACATTTATGGCTTGCCTTGGAGGCTCTCTGGGGATTATTGGTGTGATATGTCTTTTCATCTTCCTCTCTCAAGAAGTCAACTGTGATGGTGGGCATAACTATGTAAGGAATTACTTACAGAAACCAACTTTTGCATTCAATGAGCTTTACCCTCCTCTGATCAACCTCTGGGAAACAGGCAAAGAAAAAGGTACAGCACTGGAAGTAAAAGCAACTGTTATAGGCGTGCCAACTAACATGTCCTAA